The following coding sequences are from one Streptomyces sp. NBC_01294 window:
- a CDS encoding RNA-guided endonuclease InsQ/TnpB family protein, producing MRIGAHFMPVFRHEDQVCAPTKAQCVNFRIQVMPIVNRRHAESVKADAGRKYRAYPTGDQSQVLIGWGHTARALWNVALEQRVYLWEQRRYTLRSAEQCKQLTAARNDLEWIGELPAQAGQQILRSLDRAYDNFWNPEHPARFPARKKRGHRLSIPFPGQAVEVRKLNRKWAEVRLPKLGWLRFRLSRAIGGTIRNATISRDGNGWHISFGVHTGRKPDAPNGKPACGVDFGVAASAFVSTETAPRLMPPSLTANEQKRLRALEQRKARQVTYAKKYNGGKYGNRLRTTIAQIAGLTTRQANRRQDFTHKLTTDLAKNHGLIGIENLCVKNMSKSAKGTAEKPGRNVRQKARLNRAILDNTPGERRRQLEYKACMHGSVLVTVPPFHTSQTCAACGQVDPGSRKGCGRLFACTHCGHEDDADHNASVEIEARARRTGGSDINSTRSIPRVRVPASGRRRMREAPKPAHAS from the coding sequence ATGCGCATCGGTGCGCATTTTATGCCGGTATTTCGTCACGAAGACCAAGTGTGCGCGCCCACGAAAGCACAATGCGTAAATTTCCGAATCCAGGTCATGCCGATCGTAAACCGTCGGCACGCTGAGAGCGTGAAGGCAGACGCGGGGCGCAAGTATCGTGCGTACCCCACCGGGGATCAGAGCCAGGTCCTGATCGGGTGGGGGCATACGGCGCGCGCTCTGTGGAACGTGGCCCTCGAACAGCGCGTGTACCTGTGGGAGCAGCGCCGGTACACCCTGCGCTCAGCCGAGCAGTGCAAGCAGCTCACCGCCGCCCGCAACGACCTGGAGTGGATCGGGGAGCTCCCAGCTCAGGCAGGCCAGCAGATCCTCCGCAGCCTTGACCGGGCCTACGACAACTTCTGGAACCCCGAGCATCCGGCCCGGTTTCCGGCGCGGAAGAAGCGCGGGCACCGCCTGTCGATTCCGTTTCCCGGGCAGGCGGTCGAGGTCCGCAAGCTGAACCGTAAGTGGGCCGAAGTGCGCCTGCCGAAACTCGGCTGGCTGCGGTTCAGGCTCTCCCGCGCGATCGGCGGGACGATCCGCAACGCCACCATCTCCCGGGATGGCAACGGCTGGCACATCTCCTTCGGTGTCCACACCGGCCGCAAGCCGGACGCGCCGAACGGGAAGCCCGCGTGCGGGGTGGACTTCGGGGTCGCCGCCTCCGCGTTCGTGTCCACCGAGACGGCACCCCGCCTCATGCCGCCGTCGCTGACCGCCAACGAGCAGAAGCGGCTCAGGGCGCTGGAGCAGCGCAAGGCCCGCCAGGTCACGTACGCGAAGAAGTACAACGGAGGGAAGTACGGCAACCGGCTGCGTACGACGATCGCCCAGATCGCTGGGCTCACCACCCGGCAGGCCAACCGACGCCAGGACTTCACGCACAAGCTCACCACTGATCTCGCCAAAAACCACGGCCTAATCGGTATTGAGAACCTGTGCGTGAAGAACATGAGCAAATCCGCGAAGGGCACCGCCGAGAAGCCGGGAAGGAACGTCCGGCAGAAAGCCCGGCTGAACCGGGCCATCCTCGACAACACCCCCGGCGAACGGCGGCGCCAGCTTGAGTACAAGGCCTGCATGCACGGGTCCGTACTCGTCACCGTCCCGCCGTTCCACACATCCCAGACCTGCGCCGCTTGCGGCCAAGTTGATCCCGGATCCCGTAAGGGATGCGGCCGGCTGTTCGCCTGCACCCACTGCGGGCACGAGGACGACGCCGACCACAACGCCTCGGTCGAGATCGAGGCCCGAGCCCGCCGGACGGGTGGCTCGGACATCAACAGCACGCGCAGCATCCCCAGGGTGCGAGTCCCGGCCTCAGGCCGGAGGCGGATGCGTGAAGCCCCGAAGCCCGCCCACGCGAGCTGA
- a CDS encoding dihydrolipoamide acetyltransferase family protein — MPQVMEFKLPDLGEGLTEAEIVRWLVAVGDVVAIDQPVVEVETAKAMVEVPCPYGGVVTARFGEEGTELPVGAPLITVAVGAQTLPEAPEAEAEGEGSGNVPRPLIGYGTDHSRPARRRRVRPVTAEVSAPAAAPVAAQVTVPAAAPVAPAPAVPAGPVPVISPLVRKLARDGGVDLRALHGSGPEGLILRADVEAALAALRAPEPAPVAAAAVAVQGERIPLKGVRGAVAEKLSRSRREIPDATCWVDADATELMAARAAMNAAAGPKISVLALLARICTAALARYPELNSTVDLAAKEIVRLPSVHLGFAAQTERGLVVPVVRDAQNLNPESLSAEFARLTELARAGKLAPSDLTGGTFTLNNYGVFGVDGSTPIINHPEAAMLGVGRIIAKPWVHQGELAVRKVVQLSLTFDHRVCDGGTAGGFLRYVADCVESPAVLLRGL; from the coding sequence ATGCCGCAGGTAATGGAATTCAAGCTTCCCGATCTCGGGGAGGGCCTGACCGAGGCCGAGATCGTCCGCTGGCTGGTGGCCGTGGGCGACGTCGTCGCCATCGACCAGCCGGTGGTCGAGGTCGAGACGGCCAAGGCGATGGTGGAGGTTCCGTGCCCCTACGGCGGTGTGGTCACCGCCCGCTTCGGGGAGGAGGGCACGGAACTCCCGGTCGGGGCGCCGCTGATCACCGTCGCGGTGGGCGCGCAGACGCTCCCGGAGGCCCCCGAGGCCGAAGCCGAAGGCGAAGGCTCCGGCAACGTGCCCCGGCCCCTGATCGGTTACGGCACGGACCACTCGCGCCCGGCGCGTCGGCGACGGGTGCGACCCGTCACCGCCGAGGTCTCGGCGCCGGCCGCGGCTCCGGTCGCGGCTCAGGTCACCGTGCCGGCCGCGGCGCCCGTCGCGCCCGCCCCGGCCGTCCCGGCCGGGCCCGTGCCCGTGATCTCGCCGCTGGTGCGCAAGCTGGCGCGGGACGGCGGGGTCGACCTGCGCGCCCTGCACGGATCCGGACCCGAGGGCCTGATCCTGCGGGCGGACGTCGAGGCGGCGCTGGCCGCGCTGCGGGCCCCCGAGCCGGCTCCCGTCGCGGCTGCGGCCGTGGCGGTGCAGGGCGAGCGGATCCCGCTCAAGGGCGTGCGCGGGGCGGTCGCCGAGAAGCTCTCGCGCAGCCGCCGGGAGATCCCGGACGCCACCTGCTGGGTCGATGCCGACGCCACCGAGCTGATGGCCGCCCGGGCCGCGATGAACGCCGCGGCCGGACCCAAGATCTCGGTGCTCGCGCTGCTGGCCCGGATCTGCACGGCCGCACTGGCCCGGTACCCGGAGCTCAACTCCACCGTGGACCTCGCGGCCAAGGAGATCGTCCGGCTCCCGTCCGTGCACCTGGGGTTCGCCGCGCAGACCGAGCGGGGCCTGGTGGTCCCGGTGGTCCGGGACGCGCAGAACCTCAACCCCGAGTCCCTGTCGGCGGAGTTCGCCCGGCTGACCGAGCTGGCCCGCGCCGGGAAGCTGGCCCCGTCCGACCTGACGGGCGGCACCTTCACCCTGAACAACTACGGGGTGTTCGGGGTCGACGGCTCCACGCCGATCATCAACCACCCCGAGGCGGCGATGCTCGGCGTCGGCCGGATCATCGCGAAGCCGTGGGTGCACCAGGGTGAGCTGGCGGTGCGGAAGGTCGTGCAGCTGTCGCTGACGTTCGACCACCGGGTCTGCGACGGGGGCACGGCGGGCGGCTTCCTGCGCTACGTCGCCGACTGCGTCGAATCCCCGGCGGTCCTGCTGCGCGGCCTTTGA
- a CDS encoding alpha-ketoacid dehydrogenase subunit beta produces the protein MAQALTRAMRDAMAEDPTVHVMGEDVGTLGGVFRITDGLAKEFGEERCTDTPLAEAGILGAAVGMAMYGLRPVVEMQFDAFAYPAFEQLISHVAKMRNRTRGAMPLPITIRVPYGGGIGGVEHHCDSSEAYYVATPGLHVVTPATVEDAYGLLRASIASDDPVIFLEPKRLYWSKADWSPEAPTAVPGIGKAMVRRTGASATLITYGPSLPVCLEAAEAAREEGWELEVVDLRSLVPFDEETVMQSVRRTGRAVVVHEANGFGGPGAEIAARIMERCFHHLEAPVLRVTGFDIPYPPPMLEKHHLPGVDRILDTVARLQWEN, from the coding sequence ATGGCGCAGGCCCTGACCCGGGCCATGCGCGACGCGATGGCCGAGGACCCGACGGTCCACGTCATGGGCGAGGACGTCGGGACGCTCGGCGGGGTCTTCCGGATCACGGACGGGCTCGCCAAGGAGTTCGGCGAGGAGCGCTGCACGGACACCCCGCTCGCGGAGGCGGGAATCCTGGGCGCGGCGGTCGGCATGGCCATGTACGGGCTGCGGCCGGTGGTCGAGATGCAGTTCGACGCCTTCGCGTACCCGGCCTTCGAGCAGCTCATCTCGCACGTGGCCAAGATGCGCAACCGCACCCGCGGCGCGATGCCCCTGCCGATCACCATCCGGGTGCCGTACGGCGGCGGGATCGGCGGCGTGGAGCACCACTGCGACTCCTCCGAGGCGTACTACGTGGCGACCCCCGGTCTGCACGTGGTGACCCCGGCGACGGTCGAGGACGCCTACGGGCTGCTGCGCGCGTCGATCGCGAGCGACGACCCGGTGATCTTCCTGGAGCCGAAGCGGCTGTACTGGTCGAAGGCCGACTGGTCGCCCGAGGCGCCGACGGCCGTCCCGGGCATCGGGAAGGCGATGGTCCGGCGGACGGGCGCGAGCGCGACGCTGATCACCTACGGCCCTTCGCTTCCGGTTTGCCTGGAGGCGGCCGAGGCGGCGCGCGAGGAGGGCTGGGAGCTGGAGGTCGTCGACCTGCGCTCGCTCGTCCCCTTCGACGAGGAGACGGTCATGCAGTCCGTACGCCGTACCGGGCGCGCGGTGGTCGTCCACGAGGCGAACGGCTTCGGCGGACCCGGCGCGGAGATCGCCGCTCGCATCATGGAGCGGTGCTTCCACCACCTGGAGGCGCCGGTGCTGCGGGTGACGGGCTTCGACATCCCGTACCCGCCGCCGATGCTGGAGAAGCACCACCTGCCGGGAGTGGACCGGATCCTGGACACCGTGGCCCGCCTGCAGTGGGAGAACTGA